The following are encoded together in the Roseivirga misakiensis genome:
- a CDS encoding TIGR01777 family oxidoreductase — protein MGQKILITGGTGLVGSALIPMLKKQGHEIVVLSRKKSRNADYEVFEWDYKKDYIEEGALEGVDSIIHLAGAGVADEKWTVERKDEIYNSRTKTSILLFKTLEKGNHQVKSFIAASAIGIYGNDTGNSIVSETSATGSGFLAHVTDAWETATNKIKSLNIRLVQLRVGIVLSKKGGALVELLKPPVAAPLGKGDQYMSWIHIGDLSRMFVEAVENSAMEGAFNAVAPSPETNKNLTRKAAKAFKKTFLPIPVPALVIKLMLGEMSTIVLGGSRVSSAKIQREGFEFKYPKLDKALDDLGA, from the coding sequence ATGGGGCAAAAAATACTAATCACCGGAGGAACAGGGCTTGTGGGAAGCGCACTTATTCCTATGCTAAAAAAGCAAGGACATGAAATCGTAGTCCTAAGCCGAAAGAAAAGCAGAAATGCCGATTACGAGGTCTTTGAGTGGGATTATAAGAAAGACTACATAGAAGAAGGTGCGCTAGAGGGGGTCGATAGTATTATTCATTTGGCGGGTGCTGGCGTGGCCGATGAAAAATGGACAGTAGAGAGAAAAGACGAAATCTATAATAGCAGAACCAAAACCTCAATTCTACTTTTTAAAACCCTAGAAAAAGGAAATCATCAGGTTAAAAGCTTTATTGCCGCATCTGCGATTGGTATCTACGGAAATGATACTGGTAACAGTATTGTGAGTGAAACTTCCGCGACTGGTTCAGGTTTCTTAGCCCATGTAACCGACGCTTGGGAAACGGCTACCAACAAAATAAAAAGCCTAAACATCCGACTTGTGCAATTACGCGTAGGCATAGTCCTAAGTAAAAAGGGTGGAGCCCTTGTAGAGCTGCTAAAACCACCAGTAGCAGCACCTTTAGGGAAAGGGGATCAGTACATGAGTTGGATTCACATTGGTGATCTATCCCGCATGTTTGTTGAAGCCGTGGAAAACTCAGCAATGGAAGGTGCATTTAATGCTGTGGCACCAAGCCCAGAAACGAACAAAAACCTTACCCGAAAAGCCGCAAAAGCTTTTAAAAAGACGTTTCTCCCGATCCCTGTCCCTGCACTGGTTATTAAACTAATGTTGGGAGAAATGTCCACCATTGTACTTGGTGGCAGTCGGGTGAGTAGCGCTAAAATTCAACGAGAGGGGTTTGAGTTTAAGTACCCTAAACTGGATAAGGCGCTAGATGATTTAGGCGCTTAG